A region of Mastacembelus armatus unplaced genomic scaffold, fMasArm1.2, whole genome shotgun sequence DNA encodes the following proteins:
- the LOC113132368 gene encoding myelin-oligodendrocyte glycoprotein-like isoform X1 codes for MSTLLLILTFINAVTEAARIICPNEPIEAEIGEDVRLPCLLDPGLDLSNRTVDWTRVNDSKVVFSYRSRMINDIDQLEQYRNRTRLSREDLSVGNMELQMFSAQLSDSGRYRCLVPQLRLSCTTSLIVVNKGQSNRTKTDDFTTSAAPLEEPPSPGRSHIPAILIPIAAAAVVVCGFVVWTKCEKIKDCMRRCRGGTQQESHHQLDYI; via the exons aTGTCGACTCTTCTgctgattttaacatttataaacGCTGTGACCG AAGCAGCTCGGATCATTTGTCCAAATGAGCCAATCGAAGCAGAAATAGGTGAAGATGTGCGTCTCCCATGTCTCCTGGATCCTGGACTCGACCTGTCTAACCGCACAGTGGACTGGACGAGGGTTAACGACAGCAAGGTGGTCTTCTCTTATCGAAGCAGGATGATCAATGACATTGATCAGCTGGAGCAGTACAGAAACAGGACGAGGCTCAGCCGTGAAGACCTGAGTGTGGGAAATATGGAGCTGCAGATGTTCTCagcacagctgtcagacagTGGACGGTACAGGTGTTTGGTCCCACAGCTGAGACTCTCCTGCACCACCAGCCTCATTGTTG TAAACAAAGGCCAAAGTAACAGGACAAAGACAGATGACTTCACCACATCTGCAGCTCCACTGGAGGAGCCCCCCAGTCCTG GTCGTAGTCACATCCCTGCCATTCTCATTcccattgctgctgctgctgttgttgtctGTGGATTCGTGGTTTGGACCAAGTGTGAAAAGATCA AGGACTGTATGAGGAGGTGCAGAGGAGGGACTCAGCAGGAGAGCCACCATCAGCTGGACTATATCTGA
- the LOC113132368 gene encoding butyrophilin-like protein 2 isoform X3, with protein sequence MNVLTQRQAARIICPNEPIEAEIGEDVRLPCLLDPGLDLSNRTVDWTRVNDSKVVFSYRSRMINDIDQLEQYRNRTRLSREDLSVGNMELQMFSAQLSDSGRYRCLVPQLRLSCTTSLIVVNKGQSNRTKTDDFTTSAAPLEEPPSPGRSHIPAILIPIAAAAVVVCGFVVWTKCEKIKDCMRRCRGGTQQESHHQLDYI encoded by the exons ATGAACGTGTTGACACAAAGAC AAGCAGCTCGGATCATTTGTCCAAATGAGCCAATCGAAGCAGAAATAGGTGAAGATGTGCGTCTCCCATGTCTCCTGGATCCTGGACTCGACCTGTCTAACCGCACAGTGGACTGGACGAGGGTTAACGACAGCAAGGTGGTCTTCTCTTATCGAAGCAGGATGATCAATGACATTGATCAGCTGGAGCAGTACAGAAACAGGACGAGGCTCAGCCGTGAAGACCTGAGTGTGGGAAATATGGAGCTGCAGATGTTCTCagcacagctgtcagacagTGGACGGTACAGGTGTTTGGTCCCACAGCTGAGACTCTCCTGCACCACCAGCCTCATTGTTG TAAACAAAGGCCAAAGTAACAGGACAAAGACAGATGACTTCACCACATCTGCAGCTCCACTGGAGGAGCCCCCCAGTCCTG GTCGTAGTCACATCCCTGCCATTCTCATTcccattgctgctgctgctgttgttgtctGTGGATTCGTGGTTTGGACCAAGTGTGAAAAGATCA AGGACTGTATGAGGAGGTGCAGAGGAGGGACTCAGCAGGAGAGCCACCATCAGCTGGACTATATCTGA
- the LOC113132367 gene encoding myelin-oligodendrocyte glycoprotein-like, translated as MCCDSTDCIKEPTGFSLTDTDTDMMLTLLLIVTFTDAVTEAARILCPNEPIEAEIGEDVRLPCLLDPGLDLSDLTVDWTRVNDSKVVFSYRSRMINDIDQLEQYRNRTRLSREDLSVGNMELQMFSAQLSDSGRYRKWTDQSQHPVICVTLRGQRSLFTLPLYVSVFKHHLPIQGLQM; from the exons ATGTGCTGTGACTCCACTGACTGTATAAAAGAGCCCACGGGCTTTtcactgacagacacagacacagacatgatgttGACTCTTCTGCTGATTGTAACATTTACAGACGCTGTGACCG AAGCAGCTCGGATCCTTTGTCCAAATGAGCCAATCGAAGCAGAAATAGGTGAAGATGTGCGTCTCCCGTGTCTCCTGGATCCTGGACTCGACCTGTCTGACCTCACAGTGGACTGGACGAGGGTTAACGACAGCAAGGTGGTCTTCTCTTATCGAAGCAGGATGATCAATGACATTGATCAGCTGGAGCAGTACAGAAACAGGACGAGGCTCAGCCGTGAAGACCTGAGTGTGGGAAATATGGAGCTGCAGATGTTCTCagcacagctgtcagacagTGGACGGTACAGGAAATGGACCGACCAATCACAGCATCCTGTGATCTGTGTCACActcaggggtcaaaggtcactgtttACCCTTCCTCtatatgtgtcagtgtt
- the LOC113132368 gene encoding myelin-oligodendrocyte glycoprotein-like isoform X2 — protein MSTLLLILTFINAVTAARIICPNEPIEAEIGEDVRLPCLLDPGLDLSNRTVDWTRVNDSKVVFSYRSRMINDIDQLEQYRNRTRLSREDLSVGNMELQMFSAQLSDSGRYRCLVPQLRLSCTTSLIVVNKGQSNRTKTDDFTTSAAPLEEPPSPGRSHIPAILIPIAAAAVVVCGFVVWTKCEKIKDCMRRCRGGTQQESHHQLDYI, from the exons aTGTCGACTCTTCTgctgattttaacatttataaacGCTGTGACCG CAGCTCGGATCATTTGTCCAAATGAGCCAATCGAAGCAGAAATAGGTGAAGATGTGCGTCTCCCATGTCTCCTGGATCCTGGACTCGACCTGTCTAACCGCACAGTGGACTGGACGAGGGTTAACGACAGCAAGGTGGTCTTCTCTTATCGAAGCAGGATGATCAATGACATTGATCAGCTGGAGCAGTACAGAAACAGGACGAGGCTCAGCCGTGAAGACCTGAGTGTGGGAAATATGGAGCTGCAGATGTTCTCagcacagctgtcagacagTGGACGGTACAGGTGTTTGGTCCCACAGCTGAGACTCTCCTGCACCACCAGCCTCATTGTTG TAAACAAAGGCCAAAGTAACAGGACAAAGACAGATGACTTCACCACATCTGCAGCTCCACTGGAGGAGCCCCCCAGTCCTG GTCGTAGTCACATCCCTGCCATTCTCATTcccattgctgctgctgctgttgttgtctGTGGATTCGTGGTTTGGACCAAGTGTGAAAAGATCA AGGACTGTATGAGGAGGTGCAGAGGAGGGACTCAGCAGGAGAGCCACCATCAGCTGGACTATATCTGA
- the LOC113132368 gene encoding butyrophilin-like protein 2 isoform X4 yields MCSSEAARIICPNEPIEAEIGEDVRLPCLLDPGLDLSNRTVDWTRVNDSKVVFSYRSRMINDIDQLEQYRNRTRLSREDLSVGNMELQMFSAQLSDSGRYRCLVPQLRLSCTTSLIVVNKGQSNRTKTDDFTTSAAPLEEPPSPGRSHIPAILIPIAAAAVVVCGFVVWTKCEKIKDCMRRCRGGTQQESHHQLDYI; encoded by the exons ATGTGCTCGTCAG AAGCAGCTCGGATCATTTGTCCAAATGAGCCAATCGAAGCAGAAATAGGTGAAGATGTGCGTCTCCCATGTCTCCTGGATCCTGGACTCGACCTGTCTAACCGCACAGTGGACTGGACGAGGGTTAACGACAGCAAGGTGGTCTTCTCTTATCGAAGCAGGATGATCAATGACATTGATCAGCTGGAGCAGTACAGAAACAGGACGAGGCTCAGCCGTGAAGACCTGAGTGTGGGAAATATGGAGCTGCAGATGTTCTCagcacagctgtcagacagTGGACGGTACAGGTGTTTGGTCCCACAGCTGAGACTCTCCTGCACCACCAGCCTCATTGTTG TAAACAAAGGCCAAAGTAACAGGACAAAGACAGATGACTTCACCACATCTGCAGCTCCACTGGAGGAGCCCCCCAGTCCTG GTCGTAGTCACATCCCTGCCATTCTCATTcccattgctgctgctgctgttgttgtctGTGGATTCGTGGTTTGGACCAAGTGTGAAAAGATCA AGGACTGTATGAGGAGGTGCAGAGGAGGGACTCAGCAGGAGAGCCACCATCAGCTGGACTATATCTGA